The Rhodoflexus caldus genome has a window encoding:
- the sdaAA gene encoding L-serine ammonia-lyase, iron-sulfur-dependent, subunit alpha, which yields MSILFDDFKSWKEYCLATGKPLFEPVIGYEIAQKGATESDIREGLMRAYRVMRDAVETGLTEDMTSRSGMVQNGGKKVYNSPVTVLSPEFQRLIARALAAKEVNACMGRIVAAPTAGASGILPGILYTLQELHNLSDEKIIEAMLVAAGIALIIERNASIAGAVGGCQAETGTAAAMGAGAIVYSLGSDIDQVFNAVAITIQCMLGLICDPIAGLVEMPCIVRNASAAAIAYSSAQIAIANFNAVIPVDECVGVLGEVGQSMETRYKETALGGLAATPTGQAIARKVLIHDIEMLPDPDDA from the coding sequence ATGAGCATCCTGTTTGACGATTTTAAAAGCTGGAAAGAGTATTGCCTTGCAACAGGCAAACCGCTTTTTGAGCCGGTTATAGGCTATGAAATCGCCCAAAAAGGCGCTACCGAATCCGATATTCGCGAAGGGCTGATGCGCGCCTACCGCGTAATGCGCGATGCAGTGGAAACAGGGCTGACCGAAGACATGACTTCGCGCTCGGGAATGGTGCAAAACGGCGGCAAAAAAGTATATAACAGCCCCGTTACCGTACTTTCACCCGAATTTCAGCGCCTGATTGCCCGTGCATTGGCTGCCAAAGAAGTAAACGCCTGCATGGGGCGTATCGTAGCAGCACCCACGGCCGGCGCATCAGGCATACTGCCCGGCATCTTATATACCCTGCAAGAATTGCACAATCTTTCCGACGAAAAAATTATTGAAGCCATGCTGGTAGCCGCAGGCATCGCCCTCATCATTGAGCGCAACGCATCTATTGCGGGCGCAGTAGGCGGTTGTCAGGCAGAAACGGGCACGGCAGCAGCCATGGGCGCAGGTGCGATTGTGTACAGTCTCGGCAGTGATATTGACCAAGTTTTCAATGCCGTAGCCATCACCATCCAGTGCATGCTTGGGCTGATTTGCGACCCCATTGCCGGGCTGGTAGAAATGCCCTGCATTGTGCGCAACGCAAGTGCGGCAGCTATCGCCTACTCTTCCGCACAAATTGCAATAGCAAATTTCAATGCCGTGATACCCGTAGATGAATGTGTCGGCGTACTTGGCGAAGTAGGGCAAAGCATGGAAACCCGCTACAAAGAAACTGCTCTCGGCGGCCTTGCGGCTACACCTACCGGACAAGCCATTGCACGCAAAGTGCTGATACACGATATTGAAATGCTACCCGACCCCGATGATGCCTGA
- a CDS encoding RDD family protein, which translates to MQVIRVRTSQNVTIEYRLASLGDRLLAYLFDVLVIISYFILLSGINYMLDKTFNTELWDSTWITVGLIMPWFLYDLLCEVFMEGQSFGKKVMKIRVVRTDGEAVTLGNYLFRWLLGLVELRMMGGLLALFTIAIGGKGQRLGDMAAGTTVVYVGEGNMKLAMPAPSPTEDVLPQYPQAAQLTDADIALIKDVLYAFRRNGNRAVVEAAANKLLERFGLNSFNETNAFEFLKQVITDHNRLVK; encoded by the coding sequence ATGCAAGTTATCCGTGTCAGGACTTCCCAAAACGTAACCATTGAATACAGGCTGGCCAGCCTTGGCGACCGCCTGCTTGCCTACCTGTTCGACGTGTTGGTGATTATTTCTTATTTCATTCTGTTAAGCGGCATCAATTACATGCTTGACAAAACGTTTAATACGGAATTGTGGGATAGCACATGGATAACGGTTGGCCTGATTATGCCTTGGTTTTTATACGACCTGCTTTGCGAGGTTTTTATGGAAGGACAAAGTTTTGGCAAAAAGGTCATGAAAATCAGGGTTGTGCGAACGGACGGAGAGGCCGTTACCTTGGGTAACTATCTGTTTCGCTGGCTGCTCGGCTTAGTAGAACTGCGAATGATGGGCGGCCTGTTGGCATTGTTTACCATTGCCATTGGCGGCAAAGGGCAGCGTTTGGGCGATATGGCAGCCGGCACAACGGTTGTTTACGTAGGAGAAGGCAATATGAAACTCGCCATGCCTGCACCATCCCCCACGGAAGATGTGCTGCCACAATACCCGCAGGCAGCACAACTCACCGATGCCGATATTGCCCTTATCAAAGATGTGCTCTATGCCTTTCGCCGAAACGGCAACCGAGCCGTGGTAGAGGCAGCAGCCAATAAACTGCTCGAGAGGTTTGGATTGAACAGCTTTAATGAAACCAATGCTTTTGAATTTCTCAAACAGGTAATCACTGACCACAATCGGTTGGTGAAATAA
- the nadC gene encoding carboxylating nicotinate-nucleotide diphosphorylase, translating into MIPPYVTPQALARLIDSAFEEDLGTGANAGDHSSLAAVPAEAEGKARLLVKSDGILAGVTLAEIIFRHVGRIEVTTLLQDGSPIRRGDVAFIVQGNARAILQAERLVLNCMQRMSGIATQTHKAVQMVKGYKARILDTRKTTPNFRMIEKWATFIGGATNHRFGLYDMIMLKDNHIDYAGGITNAVKAALAYKQAKGLSIRIEVETRSLAEVEEALQVGGVDVIMLDNMDIPTMREAVQLIGNRCQTEASGGITLEELPQIAATGVDFISMGALTHSAKILDLSLKAC; encoded by the coding sequence GTGATACCTCCTTACGTAACCCCGCAGGCGCTTGCCCGGCTGATAGACAGCGCATTTGAAGAAGACTTGGGAACAGGTGCCAATGCAGGCGACCATTCCTCTCTTGCCGCAGTTCCCGCCGAAGCAGAAGGCAAAGCACGACTGTTGGTTAAAAGCGACGGTATTCTGGCAGGAGTAACCTTAGCCGAAATTATTTTCCGCCACGTTGGCCGAATAGAAGTTACTACGCTGCTGCAAGACGGAAGCCCCATCCGCCGCGGCGACGTTGCTTTTATTGTGCAGGGAAATGCCCGCGCCATTTTGCAAGCCGAACGCCTTGTGTTGAACTGTATGCAGCGCATGAGCGGCATCGCCACACAAACACATAAAGCCGTTCAGATGGTCAAAGGCTACAAAGCCCGCATTTTGGACACCCGCAAAACCACCCCCAACTTTCGCATGATTGAGAAATGGGCAACCTTCATCGGTGGCGCAACCAATCACAGGTTTGGGCTTTATGATATGATTATGCTGAAAGACAATCATATTGACTATGCCGGGGGTATCACTAACGCCGTAAAGGCAGCATTGGCATACAAACAAGCCAAGGGACTTTCCATACGCATAGAAGTAGAAACCCGCAGCTTGGCAGAGGTGGAAGAGGCCTTGCAGGTAGGCGGCGTAGATGTTATCATGCTGGACAATATGGATATACCAACCATGCGGGAGGCGGTGCAACTCATTGGCAACCGTTGCCAAACCGAAGCATCCGGCGGCATTACACTCGAAGAACTGCCGCAAATTGCTGCCACAGGCGTAGATTTTATCTCGATGGGTGCTCTTACCCACTCGGCCAAAATATTAGACCTCAGCCTCAAAGCCTGCTGA
- a CDS encoding ArnT family glycosyltransferase, translating to MMKNNILTDSRIPFIAIALVYAAGAFLEVMDIDEAQYAAISREIAETGEWLQIKDRGENYLDKPPLLFWLAALTFKLLGVSNFTYRLIPILVSLLGVYATYRFALLYYNRRAAYSAALIIASSMAFFLIHRDVRTDTMLTGWVIFSIWQISEWLALQASGKKGGWFYLLGGGFGLGCALLAKGPIGLAVPVLAFATQFVYQRRWSDFFRPQWLLLLLIVAAMLAPMVWGLYAQYGMEGPYFYFWKQSFGRITGENEWVNDVDIFFQAQNFLWSFLPWVILFVAALVFHFRQLARRQAVEVISLGGFLLPFFALSLSRYQLPHYTFVVFPLGAVLTGVYADYLMAHAAQAEFKVMRFVQSLLGFLLCVAALLLVFWATPTREWWFWSGWALLFFLWSLFSFSPQTVMQSLLGPSVTGIITLCATLNIQVYPELFHYQGGSAVGNYVLQNNIPVNRLWALSRLTDNHQELFMHSLDFKVQHVVPKLKSAEEVIAQLNGGSCYVYTDTLGMRELQQLPVKVRPLQTFEKYHVSMLTPEFLNPQTRHTVTQRVFLAEVKKQ from the coding sequence ATGATGAAAAATAACATTCTGACCGATAGCCGGATTCCGTTTATTGCAATTGCGCTCGTGTATGCTGCCGGCGCTTTTTTGGAAGTGATGGATATTGATGAAGCCCAATATGCCGCTATCTCGCGGGAAATAGCCGAAACGGGAGAATGGCTGCAAATAAAAGACAGAGGCGAGAACTACTTAGACAAACCGCCGCTGCTTTTCTGGCTGGCTGCACTAACGTTCAAACTGTTGGGAGTCAGCAACTTTACTTACAGGCTTATTCCCATTCTGGTTTCCTTGCTGGGGGTATACGCTACCTATCGGTTTGCTTTGCTGTACTACAATCGCCGCGCGGCTTACAGTGCTGCGTTAATCATTGCCTCTTCAATGGCCTTTTTCCTCATACACCGCGATGTGCGAACTGACACCATGCTCACCGGATGGGTTATTTTCAGCATCTGGCAAATCAGCGAATGGCTGGCATTGCAAGCATCCGGCAAAAAAGGCGGTTGGTTTTACCTGCTCGGCGGCGGATTTGGGCTGGGTTGTGCGCTGCTTGCCAAAGGGCCGATTGGCCTTGCCGTACCTGTGCTGGCATTTGCTACGCAGTTTGTCTATCAACGCCGATGGTCTGACTTCTTCCGCCCGCAGTGGCTGCTACTCCTGCTCATTGTTGCGGCTATGCTCGCGCCCATGGTTTGGGGATTGTATGCCCAATACGGCATGGAAGGGCCTTATTTCTATTTCTGGAAACAAAGTTTCGGGCGCATCACAGGTGAAAACGAGTGGGTAAACGATGTGGATATCTTCTTTCAGGCACAAAATTTTTTATGGAGTTTTCTGCCGTGGGTTATCCTCTTTGTTGCGGCGCTCGTGTTCCACTTCCGCCAATTAGCGCGCAGGCAGGCTGTTGAGGTGATTTCATTGGGCGGCTTTCTGCTTCCTTTCTTTGCTCTATCTCTGTCGCGCTACCAGTTGCCGCACTACACGTTCGTTGTATTTCCGCTCGGGGCCGTACTCACAGGTGTTTATGCCGACTATCTGATGGCTCACGCTGCACAGGCCGAATTTAAAGTCATGCGCTTTGTACAGTCGCTGCTGGGATTTCTGCTTTGCGTAGCGGCACTGTTGCTGGTTTTTTGGGCAACCCCTACCCGCGAATGGTGGTTTTGGAGTGGCTGGGCACTGTTGTTTTTCCTGTGGTCGCTGTTCTCTTTCAGTCCGCAAACGGTCATGCAGAGCTTATTAGGGCCATCTGTAACAGGCATTATCACCCTGTGCGCCACGCTGAACATACAGGTATATCCCGAACTTTTCCACTACCAAGGAGGCAGCGCCGTGGGCAATTACGTGCTGCAAAACAACATCCCCGTCAATCGGCTTTGGGCACTTTCACGCCTGACCGACAATCATCAGGAACTATTTATGCACTCGCTCGACTTTAAAGTACAGCATGTTGTGCCAAAACTGAAAAGCGCAGAAGAAGTTATCGCTCAACTCAATGGCGGCAGTTGCTACGTTTACACCGACACATTGGGGATGCGGGAGTTGCAACAGTTGCCCGTAAAAGTGCGCCCGCTGCAAACGTTTGAAAAATACCATGTTTCCATGCTGACACCCGAATTTTTAAACCCGCAAACAAGGCATACTGTAACACAACGCGTATTTTTGGCAGAAGTGAAAAAACAATAA
- a CDS encoding DUF4783 domain-containing protein, producing MYATTLRCLLFICLLAATCLINLESRAQAEIITSAKTAIKAGDSKELARHFNTLVELKIQDANMSKANAKDYSKTQAEYILKEFFRDNPPQNFEYIHEGSSKESNLHYAIGKYTCRDRNNKAGSFRVFMKLKQQNGNYVIDAIDFSKDDGKENNN from the coding sequence ATGTATGCGACAACACTACGCTGCTTACTGTTCATCTGCTTGCTGGCTGCAACCTGTCTGATTAATCTGGAATCTCGGGCACAGGCAGAAATTATCACCAGCGCCAAAACTGCTATCAAAGCAGGCGACTCCAAAGAATTAGCCCGGCATTTCAACACCTTGGTTGAGTTGAAGATTCAGGATGCCAATATGAGCAAGGCCAACGCCAAAGATTACAGCAAAACACAAGCTGAATACATCCTCAAAGAGTTCTTTCGCGACAACCCTCCCCAAAATTTTGAGTATATCCACGAAGGCAGCTCCAAAGAAAGCAATTTGCATTATGCCATTGGCAAATACACCTGCCGCGACCGCAACAACAAGGCTGGTTCTTTCCGTGTGTTTATGAAGCTCAAACAACAAAACGGCAACTACGTAATAGATGCCATTGACTTTAGCAAGGACGACGGCAAGGAAAACAACAATTAG
- a CDS encoding YcxB family protein encodes MIIKTKKFQFDKNQYIKFAMLNIAREWWWAWLVPAAVLLIPVFYKDTLGWSIFIALLLIVLYLLFWFIQFTAVTQLEQSKLLFERLRYEIDSRAIKVMKTDKEGFIIEWNKIQRVEKKKEGFLFVLSKAQFLYFPFDVFQGEQSVKLLETILKRKNLLVGHKKSEETAVV; translated from the coding sequence ATGATTATCAAAACCAAGAAATTTCAATTTGACAAAAACCAGTACATCAAATTTGCCATGCTCAACATCGCCCGCGAATGGTGGTGGGCTTGGCTCGTACCGGCAGCAGTGCTGCTGATTCCCGTTTTTTACAAAGACACGCTCGGCTGGTCTATTTTTATCGCACTTTTGCTCATTGTACTGTACTTGCTTTTCTGGTTTATTCAATTCACAGCCGTTACGCAACTGGAACAGTCCAAGCTTCTTTTTGAAAGACTGCGCTATGAAATTGACAGCCGTGCCATTAAAGTAATGAAAACCGACAAAGAGGGCTTCATTATAGAGTGGAACAAAATTCAGCGCGTAGAGAAAAAGAAAGAAGGCTTCTTGTTTGTACTTTCAAAAGCACAGTTTTTGTATTTTCCGTTTGACGTATTTCAGGGCGAACAGTCTGTTAAACTGCTGGAAACCATTCTGAAAAGAAAAAACCTGTTGGTCGGCCATAAAAAATCAGAAGAAACCGCTGTTGTCTGA